TCCCATGTCCCTTGATAAGTGCCAGGTAGGGCGGGATGCAGATTGATCATCACATATTCCATGCAGGTCTTTGGGTCCAATATGAGCATATAGCCCGCAAGGACCCCGAAGTCCATCCGGTGAGGGGAGATGAGCTTCCTCATCTCTTTACCATATTCCTCCCTCCAGGCCTCGATGTCATTGGCCTTGAGCTCAGGCATGAAGCCGTCCGATGGTAGTATGATCACCGGGATACCCCGGTCCTTGGCCATTTGGACCATCTGCCGCCTGTTCTCATTACCCTTTATGTCGCGATTGATGAACATGAACGCCAGCTCTACCTCTATCTCCTTGTCTTCGATCTTTTTCAAGATCGACCTGAACAGGTTCATCGAACCCTGGCCTCTAGCTGTTGTGAACCAACCTATCCTTTTCATGCCATCACATCTCGATAATGTATCCAGACCGCCACTCATAATGTGCTGGCATGATAAAAAGGCTTGTCGAAGGATAATAAAGGGATGGGTGCGGGGCCGATGAAGATGGGGGGAATAAAAGCAACTCTTTTAGGAGGAGAGTTGAGCCACCGGCCCACCGCACCTATTATACTGTTCTATGATTGTCTATTTATATTTATTTCAGCCCCGCTCGCTATTGGACGAATTATAGCTTGGTCCTTTGTGACATCAGGTCCAGTTCGATATTTACCAGTTCGTCGGCCTTGGAGATCATCGGATGCTCCCTCGGTGCATGCAAGATATCATATCTGCGGAAGCTTGAAAGCAGCCCTTGGACCGTGGCGAATAACGGTTTTAGGTTCTCCGCTTTGATCTTGTACTCCCCTCTGACCTGCCTTACCACGAGCTCACTGTCCATTGTTATGGCGATCTCAAAGGCACCAAGCTCTTTCGCCTCTGTCAATGCGTCTATGAGACCATGGTACTCCGCCTCGTTGTTTGACATTATACCAAGGTACCTCGACCCTTTCTTCAGGATATCTCCGTCCTCGGAGCATATAAT
This genomic window from Methanomassiliicoccales archaeon contains:
- a CDS encoding ribonuclease HI family protein — its product is MSFELTDRPIAPKVILVDDKNRYLRDISYTSPKIATAPIEKDLRADGQRLIVYSDGGSRNNPGPAACAYIICSEDGDILKKGSRYLGIMSNNEAEYHGLIDALTEAKELGAFEIAITMDSELVVRQVRGEYKIKAENLKPLFATVQGLLSSFRRYDILHAPREHPMISKADELVNIELDLMSQRTKL